The Callospermophilus lateralis isolate mCalLat2 chromosome 18, mCalLat2.hap1, whole genome shotgun sequence nucleotide sequence tccgtggtctgaaagggcagggaaacagcccaatgagcatcaccgcagaggagccaatcagctagatgttgctggggcccctgtgagccaatcatcagctggcaatctgaaagtttgctgggaccccttcagctcatcagctggcagtctgaaagtttgctggggccccttcagctgtggctctcaacagggaaAATTGTTACTTTCTTAACTTTTGAACCTCTTGCATTTTGAATGTATTATCTattcaaaaaaaaggaaaaaattagaaaggaaggaaattccaTTGTGGAAAATTGCTATGAAAGGGGCAGTGAGCTTGAATTTTAGATCCTGTAATTCTTTAAGGAAGGGCtgcattatgtgtgtgtgtgtgtgtgtgtgtgtgtgtgtggtgaaggaCAGATGCAGCTGGGTGAGTGCCCAGGCTTCCTTGAGGCTTCTAAAGTTTGTATCCTCCTGCCTCTAATGTATCCTCCTGCCTCTAAAGTTTCTATCTGAAATGCAGAGCTAATGGCTCTTCCTCCCTGCCAATTCTCAAAATGCAGGCCCAATATGTTCAGTTTGTggtgattttttttgggggggggggtaccagggattgaactcagggtcatttaactactgagccatatccccagccttttttatttttaattttgagacagtctcaccaagatgctgaggctggctttgaacttgtgattctcctcgcttgccctcccaagctgctgggagtaTTGGTGTTCACCACTGTACCTGACTGTCTGTGATGATTTAATGTACTCTTTGAATCTGTCATCCTTAAGCATGAAATTAAAACTGTAACAACTGAACTTAAACTTTCTGAGCACATCCTGTGAACATTCAATAGTTACGTAGTGTATATACTGTATTTATTGGATTTTTCTCCCCtttattcagatttttaaaatatttttaattgtagatggacacaataccttcattttatttatttttacatggtgctgaggatcgaacccagtgccttccacatgcaaggcgagcacgctatcactgagctacagccccagcccctcagatTTTTAAAGATTCCCTCCTCTTTTACTTTCCCCTGAGATGCTAATTATTAAAGTAATTCATTGTATTGGCTAGAACATAGGAAATGTAGAAAATTCTAACAAGAGGGCtctgtttgtggctcagtggtggagtgcttgcctggaatgtgtggggcacagggtttgattctcagcactgcttaaaaataaattaaataaagacccATTGACaattaacaaaattaaataaaaaataagaaatttgtaaAGAGAGCAAGGTATCATGGCACATGCCAATAATCCCagctccttgggaggctgagacaggaggatcacaagtttgaggccagcctgagcaagttctgagaccttgtctccaaataaaacataGAAAGTGCTGGGTATATAGATAAAAGGTAGAGCAACCCTGGAATGAATTTCCAGTAGTATAGACGGACAAAAGAAAAGGACAAGAAAATTGTTGATAATGTCCTGAGAATGGGAAGCGTGCACTTATAAAGAAGTTACTCGATACCAGTGAGAAGGAGGAATACAAATGATAGCTTTTAAATACAGTCACTGTCTCTTCCGAGCTCTGAAAACTCAAGTTCAAGCTGCATTAGTTTCCCATGTCAAACTGAACCAAGGCCCTAGTTGCAATGCCATTGCAAATCATTTGCAACCACCTGCAGGGATTCTTTCAAATTTTTGTATATTTGAATAAATGTATAATtaacaacagcaacaataaaattttttatttctttaaaaaaatatgagtaaaaattttttaaaaagatgcattAAGTGTTATAGGTAAATACAAGACCTCTTTACAGAGAGGCTCAGCCAGCCAGCTTCTTTGACATTGGTCTCTTGGTACAAATTTTGGGGCTGGGACAACCCAGAGACTTTTCTGCCTCTGTTGGAGCTCGGCGTTTCTTGGGAGCCTCTCTGGCTCTCTGGGTTGGCTTCTGGGCTGGCTTCTGGGCTGGCTTCTGGGCTGGCTTCTGGGCTGGCTTCTGGGCTGGCTTCTCTGCTGGCTTCTCTGCTGGCTTCTCTTCTTTGGCCTTTGGTGGAGTGACCAAGGGAACATCTCCGTAGAGCCGGTAGCCACCAACCAGGCAGTATGTTTCTCCATGCCAGCCCACCtgcgtttccccacatcctctgtaGAGGACATGGTAGTATGCAGGTGTAGGAGGAGATGTGGAAGGCACTGCTGCTGGAAAGAAAACAGAACTTATGAGACACTTCTGTTACTTGTGTTTTGTGCACTCAGCTGCTAGTACCTCCCTCTCCTAATCTTTCCTGTTTCTGACTGAAGCCCTCTTCTCTGCATGGCATCCCAAACATAGCCTTTGCCTGTTTACCTCTATGGTTGCTTTGCCTGTCTCCTCAAGGGATGCTTGCTATCAAAGTAATTGAGTTCTGTGGAGCCAAAGCAAGCATGAGAATAATAGTCAAACCTCAAAATTATCCCAAACAGCCCTCCCTCAGTCTCTCCCTTCTACAACTGAGAAAAATATCTTAAGGTCTGTCATTTCTAAGTTTTTAATAGAAATAATTTTCAAGGTTTGGAAAATCTGGTCTAATATAAATTGGATTAGAACCCCTCCCACCTTAGCAGCTCCCTGTGGGACCCATTGTTACAGCCTGTTTCAGACACACTGAATTCTAGAttaatttttatagatttttgtaattcttttttttttcccgtgGGGTGGGGGTTggctaccagagattgaactcagcggcactcaaccacagagccacatccccagtcctattttgaattttatttagaggcagggtctcgctgagttgcttaatgcctcacttttgctgaggctggctttgaactcacaatcgttctctctcagcctcccaagccactgtgcccagctgcttttttttttttttttttgagattatgTTTTGCTATGTTTCCCCAGACTAGACTCGAATTGAGCTcaagcaattctcctgcctcagcctcctgaatagctgggattatcgtTCCATACCACTGTGCCCAACTCTACCACTTTCTGAAGGCTATATACTGGGGCAGAGGGATTAAGAGAACGAGATCCAAATTCTCGATACCAAGTTTAGGCACAATAGCCTTTGCACATCCATTTCTTGAGACATCGTTTCCTCAGAACTCCAGTCTCTGTATCACTTCACCTCTACCCCTGGCCCTTCTGTTCTTCCCAACTGCATGAGAACATCCTTTTTCTCAGCATTTCAGACTGGGATATGAAGGGGATCCATGTGAGTGTATCCATGACAGTATGCTATAGGTGCCTGGGTCTGAAGGTGAGGTTCATGAGAGACTAAAATGCTCTTCCTCAAATGCTCCAATTATCCCTGGATAACAAAAGCACACTGGGTTTCTGTAAGACTCTTATTAAGAAAGGATCTGAGAATGAAGCCTCCTTCCTGTTTTGGTGATGAGTGCTCTCACCATGTTGCCCAGGCTTCATTATGTTTCTGCCCAGATGCTTGAGCCCAACTCTTAGGCTCAGGTACTCTTTCCATTTAGCCACCCAAGCaactgggactataggtgtgtaccagTGTGTACCAGACTATAGCTGTGCTCTGAAGAAAGCATTGGGGGAGGCTAAAGGGGAAGGCTAGACTGATAAAGATTAGAACCTTTCTGAATACTTGCCCTCAGCAGTGAGCAGAAACACTGTGGGTCCTTGAGGGAGCACCAGACCATTGGTCTTACTCATGGGTAGGGAAGTTTTGAGGGTGATGGGGAAACCCCAAAGGAAGATGTGGCAGTCAAGTGAGGTTGTATATTTACCAGTGCTCCATTACAGATGCCTGGCCTAGGCCTACCTGCTGCTGTGCTCTCCCAGGGGATAGCAGACAAGTTCGATTGAATATAAAATATTCGGTCAGACATACTCTCTGAAGCAACCAGACACTCTGGTGTCTTGTAGAGAACTGGTAAAGAAGTTTCTTTTTGCCATGGAAACTGAGGCTTGTGATGTCATCACTACCCAGTGAGATCACAGATGGAATGCGTATCTTGAGTGGCAGGCTTCAGATCCTTGCTATTTTATGGAAAACAGGGTGAAAAGCAAACTCTGCTTTGACCCTCCCTTCTGACCTTTCCTAGTCAACTAGTCTGTGTAGCACAAATGGGAGTTGAGAACAGCCCATGACCACAGGTGGCACGAGAACCCAAATTATTAAACTGGTCAGTCATGATTAAATACAGAGACAAGTAGGTTGCATGGCCCtgatgctaagtatttaagtgtTGGAGAGGCAGAGACTTGAGTGGATTATTTGTTGGGGGAATGCTCCTTGGAAGTGGGCCTGAATGTAAATTAAGATTTGGGCTTGCATGGTGGTGTACGCCTATAATTCTTTtcacttggaaagctgaggccggagatttttttaattcaaagcctgtctcagcaacttagtccctaagcacctcagtgagaccctgtctgcaaatgaaatagaaaagaagggtTGGGGCTgttgcccagtggtagagtgttcctgagttcaattcccagtaccaaaaaaaaaaaaaaaaagaacatgttgAAAAACATTCCATTTGGGAATAAAAGTAAAGACTGGCACCTTGGGACTTCATTCTTCCCCATAGTTTAATCCTTTAATGAGTTGGAGGTGTGCTTCAATGGtagagattaattttttttttttttttttttttttttttttggtactagggattaaattgaggggcactcaatcactgaaccacatacctagccctattttgtatttaatttagagacagggtctcactaagttgtttagcactttgcttttgctgaagcttgctttgaacttgagctcctcatgcctcagcctcccgaggtgctgggattacaggccctgaggtgctggaattacaggcgtgtgtcacAGTGCCTGGGAATTGTAGAGCCTtgaagtgtttgcctagcattgtgaggccatgggtttgatcttgggctccacaaaaaaaaaaaaagaaaaacaaattctttgcaCCCTCTCCTTCTTAGAAGTTAGGTCTCAAGCACATGTTAAGGGCCCTATCCAAAGTCACACAGGTAGTGTAGAAGTCTGCTCAACAGTAGGgtttcatgttgttcatgttgGGGCTCCAGATTTATAGCTAATATGGCAAACTTGTTACATTTCAAGCTGGTGGACAATGAGAAAGATGTTAAAGGTGCTCCAAGGAAAATGAGAGCCTCCAGTGAATTTATAAAGCAGGAATGACAGGCCCATTTTAATGTAAAATTTGAAACGTCTTCATGACAAAATGACATTACAAAATTACCACATTATCATTTCAGTCTTTGTTcttcaaaaaaggaaaataaaccaTGTGTAGtcattcaagaaaaagaaaataaactcaaCTGATTCTTTGTTCTATACGAGGCAATTTGAAACGTGAATTATTAAGTACATTGAATTCTGCCCCATGATAATTATAGTTAAGACAGCCCATGAAAACATCATTTATTGCTAGAAATCATGACATGACAgaaaatcaaaatgcattttattcTTCACATTTTATGTGAAAGACTATGCTACTATGGTCCAATGCTCAATTACTCCAATATTGGCCAGTAGCTCATCTTTCAAAGCAACAAGCAGCCCCCAGGCCCTGAGAGGCATTAAGGGCACCCTAGCTGAAAAGTGTGTTCAACCTCCCAGGACACCAGGAAAGATCCCTAATCCAGAATCCCATTTTAGTTAGCCAAAATCAGGCTTGCTGAAGCCAGTGCTCTCTCACTGAGGATGCTCCTCCTGGAAGCCGCCTTCTTTGTACAACTGCTAGTTCAATCTTCTGAACCAGCCTCACAGCTCACGGATGAGTCATAAAGTTGATGACTGCACCTGGCGCCTCACTCCCAACATGGCTCACCCTCCTTGCTCTGTGGAGGGGAAAATCATCATTGACAAGAGCTCTGCATGGGTGCTGTCTAGTCTCTGAGAAGCTACATCTGTAGAGCAGTATGTCTTGGAAGCCCTTCCTGAAGCACTGAAAGATACCTGCCCTCATTGAAGCTGGCATTTGCCCCTGAAACCTTAAGTGTTTGATCTTGTGGTCATCTAGAATATTATCCCAGCCAGTTCATAGTGCTGGAACTGTTATGTTCCTGAGGGTCCAGTCTTGTCTGCTTTGTCATGTTGCTTGAGGATCTGCACCAACTTGTCACCTTATTTGTTCTCTTCAGCCTCATAAATGTTTGTCTGACATGAAGCTTAATGCAGTGGAGTTTGGAACTGGTGATGGTGGTGAGAGAGTCCAGGATTCCGCCTTAAATTAGCAACTGGCCCATGCCTTCAGATCTCACGTTTGGGGCCAACCTCAGCAGCTTTAGGGAGTCCCTGTCTCACAAAGGATggtctggggttgcagctcagtggtagagtacttgcctaacatgtgaatTACtcagtttgatccttagcatctcattaaaataaataagtaaaaccatgcattgtgttcatttttaactttaaaaaattatattaaaaatggaTGGGAGATTTGGTAAAGGACtctcaatacaaaaaaaaagtataggTTGAAAAGTCTCTTGTTCCTTAAAGAGGGGGAATCTTTACCTTTTAATGTTTTGAATCTCTCATATGTTTAGTGTATTATctattcaaaaaaagaaaaaagttagaaaggaaggaaagaagggaattCTATTGTGAAAAATTGCTGTGGAAGGGCCGGTGAACTTGAATTTTAGATTCTGTGATTCCATAAGGATGGGCTGGATTTTGTGTATGAGGGGTGAAAGACAGATGGAGCTGGGTGAGTTCCTGGGCTTCCTTGAGACGTCTAAGTCTTGTATCTGTGGCCCTCAAATGCAGAGCTAGTGACTCCTCCACCCTGCCAATTCTCAAAATGCAAGCCTAGCCAAGTCTGAGgtgactctttttttttggtgccagggattgaaccatagGATGTTTAataacattcccagccctttttatttttaattttgagacaagagtctCACCAAGTCGTTGAAGCCCACTTTGAGCTTGTGATCTTCCTTGTTTACTCTTCTAAGCTGCTGGCAGTATAGGTATGCATTAATGCACCTGGAAGTCTGTGGTGATTTAATTTTTCCTCTGATTGAATCTGTCATCCTTGATTGTGAAATTAAACTGTAACATCCGAACTTAAATCTCTGAGCACAGGCTTTGAGCATTCATTAGTATGCAATATGTATACTATATTTATTGGGTTTGCTTTTCTCCCCTTCATTCAGATTTTCAAAGAGTTCATTCTCTTTTACCCTCTCATGAGATACTGATTACTAAAGTAATTTATTGTAATGTCTAGAACATGGGAAATATAGAAAATTGTAACAGGAGCTAGGTATGGTGGCTTATGCCAATAATCACAACTCTTTGGGAGGCTGAGTTCAGTGGTAGGGCAAGCCtagattcaattctcagtactgcagaaggaaaaaagaaaagggcaAGAAAACTGTTGGTAATAATCCTATTATCATGAGACAAGCATTATTGTTCGGGTTGAGTTTTAAGTGTTTCAGTTATGCAGTTtctgttttctggtatttttgtttgtttggcatGTATCTGGATCCTCAAGACTGGGACATTGTTGCTGGCTGAGGAGAAGGGCCTGGACAATGTTTGTGTCCCTGCATTTAGTGTTGGTACTAAAGCAAGTATTGGGTATGTGAGGAAGGAGTATTTAAATCTCATCACTTAAGGAGGATCCATTGTCTTTTAATGTCTTGGAAGATGGCAGGTTTAGTTCATTATGACACTGAGAcctgaaaaagaattttttttttctttaaaaataatccaggtgggctggggatgtggctcaagtggtagcgcgctcgcctggcatgcgtgcggcccaggttcgatcctcagcaccacatacaaacaaagatgttgtgtccgccgaaaactaaaaaataaatattaaaaattctctctctcaaaatgcattctgctgtcatatatacctaagtagaatatagaaataaataattaaaaaaaatccaggTGTACTTAAACATTTAAACCACATCTCTAttccttttatattattttatttttttattttgagacagggtctccataaattgcttagggcctggctatgtGGTGagactgatcttgaacttgtggacctcctgcctcagcctcccaagccactgggattattggCATAAGCCAAGACATCCAGCCAGAAATTCTGTAGAGCCTGCTTCTAGAGATCCATGGGTTTTGCCAAGGGCATCATTGTAGTGACTTTAGAATTCATCAGATTCCTGTCCTTGTGATTATGGGCATGAATCCTGCTGTCTTCCTACTTGTTTAGGAAAATgccagttgtcagtggaccttggtTACAAGGTTTGCATACCATGTTACTATGGGAGGCGGGGGGCAGGCAGGAGCCAAGGAGTATCCTCCTCCAACTTAAAGCAGACCTTTCTTCTTGTTCTCTTTAGGGAGGAATGGGAGCTGCTTTGCTGTCAGATCCTGACAAGATTGAGAAGGTAAGTTCTGCATGAGTGAAAGCAGCGTCCTCAAAACATGGCTATGAACTAGAGTTGCCTAGAATGCCTCTCTCCCCATTCCAGATTTACTGAAGTTCCCTTAGTCTATCCATTTTCGGCCTGGAAATtttttagaaagcttcccagtgccAGATGcactgatgcacacctgtaatccccgtggcttgggattacaggtgtgcaaagtTTTTCCAGACCTCAcacaaacatctttattttgagaaaatttcAGCAGGtggtcctgagatgctcccatgatGAAATCAGGGTCCTAAAACACCAAGCCTGGAACACAAAGCTCACCCACTCACCCAAACTGCTGGAAGATGGCAGGTTTAGTTTATTATGACACTGGAACAAAAGTTCAAAAGTTGGCCCTAGCAATTTTAGcaaagtcctaagcaactcagtgagaccctgtctctaaataaaatacaaaattgggctggggatgtggctcagtggtcaagtgcctctgagttcaatacctggtaccctcatcccctgctgggagccatcagccaagtaggtatgacaatctccttgccagcttactcccatgctgtctagtggaaggacttctgaaaggtgaccttgctcaaggaccagggcggtttagcataataggagattagggtgttccccctttagaatagggcagtttagcataataggagattagggtattccccctttggaatagggcgtatcctgctgctgagttcctcttgagttcttagggtcagtatattttgggagacagaagcccatgtagagtggatttgggcagagtagtggatttgggcagagtgtgaatttgggcagagaacgtggattcccccagaacgtgtttatagacggccagtgtgagttggggaataaagaattgctgtttgaatctacaagctgtgtggaggctctgatttgtgcccagccagagactgcggcaatcccCCATCTAAATAAAAAGCTTCCCAATGGTTTTGACATGCAGCCAGGTTTGGAAACCCTTGCGCCAGCATACAGCAGCCTTGAGTTGTATAAAAGCCTGGAACTTGGGCCCTAAGTTCCAACTGTCAACTAAGAGCCAGAGAGCCTGAAGACTGGGCTAGAGACTCCTCTatgttctttttctcctttctaggATGCTAATGAGAGCAGAGGCTAGACCACCTTTGGTGAGGGTAGgctctgtgtatgtatgtgtttcgGGGGTGGGTAGATTGTCCTCTCTAAGGGGCCTGGATGAGAGTAGCAGGGGTAGACTCCATACCACTGGAGTCTCATCAGTTCTTTGAGAGCAAGCCAGGTCAGGGTCCCATGAAGCAAGCTGAAGTTAGTCTTTCTTTATTTCCCTTCCTGTGGTGATTTTGCAGATAGGCTTAATGAGTCCCCTGGGTCAGGTTGGTATTTGCTATCTAGTGCTGTGGGCTGCTAGGGGTTGTGGGGGTGATATTCTGCCATATCATACCATGTGTAccttttcccttcctttcctttcccagctcatcagctgtcagcttgttgctgatcatagctcctttgttttgcttttcattCACCATCCCTACTTCCTTGTCCAGGATTTGAGCCTCATGGTGCTTCCTGCAGATTAGAGTTATTTGGGACTCAGATACTACCATAAGAGCTGGTTTATTCTGGCTGTTGCTGTTCAACTGTGTATATTCTTTCTGTCCAGCTGTCTCTGGGATATAAGAGGACCACAGTATGTGTTGGCTGGATTCCTTCTGATTTTTCCCACATACAGCCACATATGATGTTCCTCTAACCTGCATATAATGTATCCCTACCATTTCTAGGGTAGTTTCCTTTCAAAGCATATTCCAATGTTATTTTATTTGTCCCTGAAACCCTTTGAGGTACACAGGGCAGGCATTCATTAGCTGCTGctgcttttttattgttgttgttacagCAATcttactgtgttgcccaggctgttctCAACTCATGGGCTTAAGAgatcttctgcctcagtcttccaaataAACGGGACTGTTGGCATACACTACCATGCCCAATTACAATCTCATTTTGATCAAAAGTAATCAACTAGTCATGAGTGGTGGCAcactcccagcagcttgggaggctgaggcaggagaatcacaagtttgaaaccagccgcagcaacttagtgaggttatAAGCAACCtattgagactctgtcttaaaaataaaaaataaaaaggggctcagGATGTGTTTTAGTGGTAAgggcccttaggttcaatccctagtaccaataaaaaacaaaaacaacagcaacaaccccccccaaacaaaacaaaaacagaaaaataaaacacacagagagaaaaaTGATTTTCTTCAAGATCATATTACAAATAAGAGGCAGGCAGAGCCAACTTTGGAGTCATAGTCTTGTGATTCCTAATGCAGCGTCAGTGTCCCTTCTCAATGACATCTTCCATTAAAGGTGCCTGGCTTCATTTTTAAATGTCTAACCACAGTTCAATAGGCAGCGGAGTTTGGAACTTCCAGTGAGACACCCATGTGCAAGATGGAGTGGAAATGGATAGCCATGATGTCAAAGCAGTTAAGAGAGGGGTCCTCAGCACATGGGCATTTTCTTATCGTCTGACCTGGTTTCTCCGACCAATGCTGCTGGCTCTATCCTTTCTGACATTCCTCTTTGAATGAGGTACATTTATTCATGAAGCAGTAGAGATGCATTCCAGATGCTTAGATCATTCTGTTTCTTCTCGGGTGAGGGAATCATATAGGTTGGCTAAATGGGGTTTGCCTCATGGAGGGGAAGTTGCAGGGTTGCAGACTTCTCCTACAAAATCCAATGTGATTTTTGCATGGGGGGCTGGATTCAATTTAAGCCCAGATTGTACTAGCAGTTTGGGTGAGTGGGTGAGCTTTGTATTCCAGGCTTGGTGTTTTAGGACCCTGATTTCatcatgggagcatctcaggaccaCCTGCTcaaattttctcaaaataaagatgtttgtgTGAGGTCTGGAAAAACTTTGAAAATACTTAATAATACCACTGAACtaataccactgaactatacccttAAAAAGGgcaaattttttttgggggggtggtactAGGTATTGTACTTGGGagtactctgtcactgagctatatactcagccctttttattttttatttttagacagagtctcattaagttccccaggctggccttgaacttgtgatcctcctgctcagactcccaaattgctgggattacgggtgtgtgCCAACATACTGGGCCCAAGGTGGCagattttattgtatataaattttatcttaattgaaaaaaaaaaagatgctaccTGTTGAATTCTCTAACCTTGAAGTGGATAGGGATGGGGGATATCAGTCTATTGAAAAAAGgttccggggctggggatgtggctcaagtggtagcgcgcccgtctggcatgtgtgcggcccgggttcgatcctcagcaccacatacaaacaaagatgttgagtctgccaaaaactatgaaataaaatattagaattctttctctctctctctctctctctctctctctctctctctctctctctctcctctcactctctctttaaaaaaaaaaagaaaaagaaaaaagcttcTACCAGGTAATGCTAGTATACCTTCCCTGGATTTAGACCCTCAGTTTTAGACTGTAGCTCTTAGTGATATATGGTCTCACCCCGTCcaagctttttgtgcatcttctgGCTGTCCAGGGTATCATTTGTGTGAATGAAGTTTCTTGAGTCATAGCTACCAGTGAGCAGGCCCAGAACTTGAACTCTGGTCTCACTGATACCCAAGCCTGTGGGTTCCGATCTTCCCACCTGCTCCCTCCTCAACAACCTGGGGAGATAGGGCTGCTTTTTCCCAGGAGGCCAGTTGATCTGGTGAGGCAAGCCTTGGGTTGATGTTCTGCTTCTCCACTCAGATATAGGCTTGCCTCTTGTCCTTTATCCCCAGAGATCTTCACCGGGACATGTGGTGTGATGTGGACCTGGAGAGTTGTGTCCAGAAGAGTTTCATGCTAGAGCCTGGCTGGAGGACTGCCTCTAGTTGCTGTTTCCCCTCAGTGCTGCCTTTGCAAGTGGTTAGGGCTTCTAGTTACCTAATCTCCTTCCTTGTCCTTACATGAAATGAACAGAAATTCTA carries:
- the LOC143384126 gene encoding DPEP2 neighbor protein-like — its product is MSDRIFYIQSNLSAIPWESTAAAAVPSTSPPTPAYYHVLYRGCGETQVGWHGETYCLVGGYRLYGDVPLVTPPKAKEEKPAEKEAPKKRRAPTEAEKSLGCPSPKICTKRPMSKKLAG